DNA from Rosa rugosa chromosome 6, drRosRugo1.1, whole genome shotgun sequence:
TTCGGCTTGAGAATCAAGGAGATTGGCTTCGCTTGTTTCCATCATCCAATCCGCAACAAATCGAACGAAACCTAGCGACGAAAAAGAAGTGAACACTTTGCAATAAGAGGCTTTGTGTTTGCTTTGCCTCAATCCTGCGATCCACTCTCCTCACGTAGTGTACCACTACTAATTGGATCTCAATTGATTTCCTTTTCTCTGAGCTACTTGGATGTTTTCGGACAGAGCTTCATTCATATCATAATTTCTTTGTGTTCGTGTTGAAGTATAATAAGAGTTATGTGTAAATCATATTTTAAATTTGCAACTTCAAAATTAAAGTGACTTGAAATTTTGAACATCGGTGGCGCCGTGGCGCGGGGTGTCCGTTAGACTCACACAGACCATTTCGCCGCGCCCAAAAGCAGATCCATGTTCTGGAACGATCCAGAAGCAAGGAACAAAATAATGTGGGTCCCTTCACAGCATTTTgaaaaaatttaataataatAGCTAGTAAACGTTGCGTCACGCCCCACCACTATCCCACGTGGATCCTTGTCAGATCCACCAATCCACGCGCTTGGCTTAATTCCCCAGCGTCAACAGATAACAGCCATCGATTTCCAAATCCCGATATTGAATTAAGGACAACACCAGCCACACGATTTACATaatacaaaacaagaaattcgaaaatttaaaatttaaattaaaaatctCTGTAACCCAATAACAAACGGTCGAAATACTACAAACACCAATAAATtaaaactagaaaaaaaaaaagaaaaaaaaaattaacagacgCATCTCAAATTACCGTTCAGGACAAGAAAACGGAGGAAATGACAGTCACAGAGGCGACAGTGAGCACTGTCATCAGCAATGCAGGTGAAGTCACGTGACCAGCTCCGTTCGGCGAGGTACTGTCCGCCGCCGCTGCCGACGGTGCATCCGACGGAGCTCCCTCCGGTGTCTCGGAAGGAGGAGCCGGCGGTGAAGCGGCCGACGGCGACGGCGCTTCTACGGAAGCTGGGCTGGGAGCAAGGACTGGTGTCGGTGAAGGAGCAGCTACTGGCTCCATCGACGGCGCCGGCGACGGAGATTTGCCGAAGAGCTCAGTTGGGAGAAGAACACTGTCGACGGTGAAGACTGAAAACGGAGTAGAGTCGAGGACAGTGTCGGCGACTCTGGAGGAGTCGACTCCGGTGTGGAGTGTGACCTGGTCACCGGAGGTGGTGACGGTCAGGTCGTACTTTCCGGCGCCATTGGTGGCGAGAGTGCTGATTGGATCCTTGGTGGTCTTGAGGGCACCTTTGGGAGTGTATTTAGGGACGGCGTGGTACTGCAAGAGCGAAACGACCTCGGCATTGGTGAGCTTGGTCAGATCCGGCACTCCCTTAGCCTTAAACGCCTCGTCGTTCGGCACAAACAGAGTCAATCCCTTATCGGCGGTGGTCTGGAAAGTCTTGAGCACGCCGCTGGAGACGATTAAAGAAGCGAAGGTTTTGCACCCGGCCTTTTCTAGAAGCGCGGTGATGTTCAAATCCGAGGCCGACGGGGCCGGAGCGGTCAAGATTCCGGGGGCGATGACCGGGGCAGAGATCTCGAGGACGGAGATGTTGTAGGGAATCTGCTTGACGGATTTAGTGTAGCTGGAGTCGAGCTTGGATCCGGGGGCGGCGGAGCCGAAGCCAACTTTGCCGCCGGAGAGATCGGTGATGTTGACGAAGCCGAGGTTGCCGGGGGCGTGGCCGGTGGTCTGGTAGAGGGTGGTGGTGAGGACGGAGCCGTCGGAGATTTTGTGGAGCTTGGCGGGGTCGTAGTAGTCGAGGAGGATGTGGAGGCTGAGGGCGTTCTTGATGACGGAGAGGGGGTGCTTGGCGGCGAGGGATGACATGACGCCATTGGTGAGGACGAGGACGGTGACGGTGGTGCGGGTGTTGATCTCGTCGGCTAGTCTTGTTTGGGTTAAGAAGGAGTTGTACTGGCTGTACTCGGGGTTGGCTTCGAGAATGGCGGTGATGTTGTGGGCGGAGATGGCGGCGGCGAGGGAGAGGAgagtgaggaggaggaggtggcagTGGAAGGAGGCCAttgttggagaagaagaaaaaaagtaatGTCGGTGTTgcagagagtgagagtgagggGTTAAAAGAGAGTGGGGGGGTTTGAGGGGTTGACTGGGGTTAAGTTTGTTAAACTGGGGTTGGGTTTAAGAGAGAGGGGCCATGTGTAGCTGGAAATGAAAAGGGGGTTTTGTGTGGCATATGCTGGTGCTTCTTGTTCTGTATCTTTAGGGGTGAAATGACGGGAATGGGCCTGTCTTTTCGGGGTTCTATGTTCCTATGTTAGGATAAAGGTGGATGTGATTATCTTGCTGCAGCAGAAGGGAGATATCTGTTGTGGTTGTCTTTGTGTTCTGGAATTTCTGGTCTGGAAATTGTGATtacaggaaaaaagaaaagaaaaagggtaaCGGCTATAAACACAGGTGGAAAGCTGGGAGAAGTTGgggttgtattttttttgtgGTCAAAGGGAGGAGTTGGGTTTTAGTCCTCAAGAAGAGGTCAATGTGGATCAGTATGTGTAAGTTTCAAGcagagatttgtgtaatgtcgGGTTTTATTACACATTTATCCCCCGAATACATTGCTTATTTTGCATTGAATTCCTTAATTTTTATGTGAGGTGGCAAATCTTAGATATATATGACAGCTTTTCTCACAATAAAACGTAAAATTCTGGAAACGGACCGTGATATAGGGCAGTCCTTTTAAAATGACCCATTTCATGTAAGAGAGCTGTATTATACAACAGCTGTATTTAAGCTAGTAGTCAACAATTTACTCCTTAAATATTACTACTTTTAATCTAAGTAACTTATTTAGTAAAAAAATTTGGAATTAGTCTCGATCCCTATTTCTCTCTTATGTGTTACCATCATATTCTCATGGCACTCTTCATCTGCTTATTAATTTCTTGCTTCGATTTGATAGTTGTATAGATAATGAAAATTCCCTAAAAATGATTAACTACATGAATTGACATGTCAACAACCCATCTCATGGCACATGCATTTACTATTAGTGTACGTAAAGGTTAATAATCACGTTTTATCTAACAAAATGGGAAGTATAATGTTCGAAAAATCACTTAATTTTGAAATAGTGTAAACTAGAATCGGTGCTTTTTATACAACACTCATGAGTTTGAACAGTTTAATCACTACTTAATAGCTTGCTGCACTTAACAATTATTGATCTGGTCCCTAATAATGGGTTGGTAGCATAATCTTTTGGCAATTAGCACCAAAACACAGAAAAGCCATTGTCTTTTTCAAAAGCTTCTAACTCAAAGGTATATATGTAATTGTCGTAGTACGTGTAGCTCAAGACAGCAAATTTGAATGGTCTGCCCGTTAGATATATCCGATCTCTTTCTGGCTTAACTGGTGCTGCTTTGCTGTAAGCATATGACATTGGGTTGTTGAAGCCAACCTAACACTACCCTAAATTGTTAGGTTGTTGCCATAATACCTTCGTGCCAATGTAGTCCTCAAAATGGAAAGGATACCCTAAATTATATGAGGGAAATATTTGGGTAAAAGTGGCTTCCCATGACCTTATGATGACTAGAAATGTGAGGTTGCCACGATAAACCCAGCTCAGCTTTTACTACTTTCGAATAAATATGCAAATCTTGCATTGATAATGTAGGGCATGCCACCATACTTTGGTGCTTTGCATTTTCAAATAATGTATGGCTTACATGTGTGTTGGAACATTATGATTCGGTTGTAATACTAGCTAGGTACACACTTTAGAAGTATCCATACATGATTACCTAGTGAGGAACTCAATCGAGCACCCTGACAGTTGTATCGGTTACTAAATATTATTCGAAGATGTATTTTACAACGAAATGTGTCATAACAGAAGAAATTTATAATTCAGTGACACGTAAGATTGTTCACTTTGGTATCTAAAATCGAGAAGAGCTTCTAATGAATTTCTAAAATTATATCAAAGATAAAATCTCTACAACCTTTAATTTGGTCCTGGCTATATGTTCCCCTTCCCTTATATGATCAATGACAAgcataaaaaattcaaaagaccAGATGGGAATGAAATCCTTAATTTCTTGTGACACAAGTATCCCTATCACTGTATGATGTTCCTTTCTTTGCTTTAACGGGCTATCtatcaattcaattcaaatataatatattaatattgTTCCTGGAAACAAAATAGCTACATTGTTTCATTATGTTGTGTCAAAATAATTTCAAGTAAATGAAGACAAACACACTATTGAATCTAGCCCAACTACCTACCCTTggatatttgattttttttttgtggtaatttttggatattTGAATTGGATGCTACAAACTATCATGAATAATTCCAAAATAATTGGTAGCAGTGAATGCAACGATTATTGTCGGCAACATTGAACATTGTAGCACCACATGTAACTGGTCTAAAATGTTTCCCTAGCTAGTGTGATCTAGGATCTAGCTATGTGCCCGGTGCCCAGTGCCCCCATTAACTATGCAACTCATGGATGGTCCCTAGTTGTTGGGTTACACAAGGTGGAAATATCAATATTGTTTAGGAGTATGATTTTTTCTTAGCAcccactctttcttcttctttttcattttttttttggtgagtgGAAATTTGAATGGGAGATTAGGCCACTAGCTCTAAAATATAGATTGATATCACATATAGTAGACAAAACAAGAACATGTTGTCTAATACAACTCCTTAGTCAAGGAGAACCAACCTCGTTCCAAAAGGATATCTCTCATTCTTGAAGTGCACATTCGTAGTTAAAATAGCACACCAAGAACAATTACTTGTTTTATATCCTCGACTTCCTTCCTCAATCCACTTTGTTACGTGGGATTAATGAGTGGCTGAATCCGATACACCACAAGAGTAGCAACAACCACATGAATGGTGTATAGAGTCCCATACGCATcgccaaggttctaaaaaacgctaggcgctagttgGGCGGTGAcccggggactagcgcctaggggcctaagcggggactaggcggtttttaattttttttttaatttttaaattatttttatgacctataataatataaataaaaatatttaaagtcaacaaattaattataaatataaaaatagtcaaaatatagaataaattaggATTTAGGGCCGTCTAGTCCCCTCCTAACACTGCCTAGCCCACCTAGTAGCCCAGCGCCTAAGGGCAACGCCTAGGCCAAAATCCGATCGGTTCCTTaccgcctagcgcctaggcgctGCCTAGGCCCTTTTTTAGAACATTGCGCATCGCCATTAACTTCGAAGCCAATATACAAAAATACGATTGGGGTTTGATATGTTAATATATGGGCAGGATCAATGTGGTTTTTAAATAttgttaacttttttttttttttttggcaaagttaATCTGTTTACTAGAAGATACACTTTGGGGTCATGCAAATATCGGCCCTTTTGTGATCAATTGTTCGAAGTTTCAAATTTGAGCTCATAGAGATCTTGAAAATAGCCAGTATCACCGACCCAATTCGAAACCCGACCCCCGACCCGACCCAacaaaattttttcttttcttttttttgatcaaaCGACCCAAACTTTAAATGTTAGCGACAAACAAAACGACGCAAACGCGGGACCCGCCAGACATAAACTCCAACCGACGTGTCGCCGTGCAGACTAGCGGTAGTGCCAGACCAGCAGCGCTCCCCACCACCTGGCGAAGCAAGCGCGTGGAGCACATCCACAACAGTCCACGAACCCGTACACCAATTGGAGCGTCGCCCCCACGCGCCTTCGTCTTCGCAGACCCCAAGAAGAAAAGAACCGTCTCTGAAAACTTTGGCCTGAAAAGCCTGGTATAGCGACACAGGGATTGTCAGTCTCTCTGACTCTGACTCTGACAAAACCCCACTTTAAACAAAGCAAATGGCTTCTGCCTTGGCTTACCCACCCACACCCGGACCCAAAACACAGTTTCCTCACTCATTTCCGCCACAGCTTTAAAGCTCGACGAAATGGGTGTCTGAATCTGTGAAAAAAGTCTGGTTTCTTGAAAATGAACGACACCCAAGTCGTGAAGGTCAAGCATGAGGATGATGAAGGATCGTCGCCGCCGTCGATCAAGCTCGGTCTTGCGATCGGCGGTGATGGTGGTGATTGTGAGGTAGtggggaagaggaggaggagtgaGTTTACGGTGGCTCAGTTGGATGAGTTGGAGCATCAGAGGCTTGTTTATAAGTACATAGCTGCTGGGTTGCCTGCTCCTTTTCAGCTTGTGCTTCCCATTTGGAAGAGTGTGGCTGCCGGTTTTTCTAATGCTGCTTTCTACCAGCAGTATCCCAGCTGTAAGGATAATCTCTCTGTTTATTTTGGGTAGCCTTATGAACTGTGTGGTTGTAATAATTGCACTTGGGTTTTTGAGGATCACTGTGTTTGACTCTGTTCCAATGAGAGAAGTTTTAAGCGTACTTTGTTCTGTGAAATTTTGACTCCTGAAAATTGTTGGGATTTTGTAGAAGTCGATAGACCAtctgtttctttctttaaaTTCTAGAGCAAAATGTCTTTCATTAGCTTCCCCATTTGAATCGGGTTGAGTTCGATCAACTTTGTGCACCGAATTTAAAGAGCAGTAGTACTAGTACTAATCGGTGTCCTATCAGAAGATTGGCATGTGAATTTATATTATATGACTGGATTTGTTgattaatttgtttgttttgcgTGACATTGAAACAGGTCTCTTCTGGTTCAGTTAATTTGATACTGTTATTTATTCATTTCGATTGTTTACAGTTCTAGGATATGGGGGTTTCGACTACAGGAGTAAAATGGATACTGAGCCAGGAAGGTGTAGAAGAACTGATGGAAAGAAATGGAGGTGTAGTAGGGATGTAGTGCCTGATGAGAAGTACTGTGAGAAACACATGCACAGAGGGCGCCATCGTTCAAGAAAGCCTGTGGAAGCTTCTCAAGTCACTTCTCCTCCCAGCACAAAGCTACTGAAGAATTCTGACGGCGAACTGTTGAATTCAAAGAAAAACCTTCAGATTCAAACCCCCAAAGGCCTTCAACTTATGGCGCAACCCTCCAATAATGGTGGTGTCAGCCACAGTCGAACTACCTTCTCTAGTGGCTATCATGAGTTACCTAAGAACAATATTAGTACAGTTGCATACACTACCAGCACACCTTCATATAGAACCGCTGTTACCCCTGCTGCTGTAGCCCCTTCCACCACTGCTGGACAAATGACCGCAACCGCCAGCACTTGCAATGACAATAAGATCTGGATCGGTGTGAAAGACTATGGTTGCAACTACCATGCTGGTAATTATGGCATTATCAGAGGAAGCAGAAACAACATCAATGTTGGCAGTAATATATCACCCGGATCAGGCTTCTCCCCCAAAAGTGTTCTTCAGGCAGGACATATGAGTAAGATCGAACCTTTGTGCCATGCATATTTCTTTTCcctaaatatatattaattgatAAGGATAACTATTAACTACTGGTCCTGAGAGATTTTCCTCACTAATGAATGTTGAACTTGGTCTATAAACTCTATGTTCACTTGGGCCTTAAAAAAAGTGGTCCATGGTACCCCCAAAGTTGAAACTTTTAAATGGTTTTGGGTACTATAGCTTGTCCTTATAATTATCATCTGATTCTTATGTACTTATTTCATTTGCTTTTGTTTTCAGTTCTTGTAAATTGCAATGGCTTATACTTTGACAACAGACGTGGCGAAGAACTTGAACCAGGCAGGTGTAGGAGGACAGATGGAAAGAAGTGGCGGTGCAAAAGGGATGTTCTTCCTGATCAGAAGTACTGTGACCGGCATATCCACAGAGGAGTAAAGCAAATGAGAACCTTTGGCCCTGTTACTGCTGCTTCTACCTCGGCCACTGCAATGAATTCTACTCGGCCCTCTCAGACCACAGGCATAGCTGGAGAAACTGATTGTGCAATCCCTAATACAAATCTCACCATGTCCATCCCAGCAAGATCACCACTGATGCAAAATGATGAAAAAAGTGATTCCACCAGCGACAGTGACGCAACCATTACAGACACCAGCCTTGCTGCTTATGAACAGCTGATTTAGGTACCTCTGCAACCAATTTCTACGAGAAAATTGGAATATCAAAAGCAATAAAAAAGGAATTGGGTATCGCGTATTGTAGCATTTAAATTAGGTAAAAGAAATGCCTTGTGCAATGTGAGGAAATATTAGCCCATGCTTTACATACTCGACAATATGTTCATGCGTTTTCTGGTAAACTGGTGTTCTAATTAAAAACTAGTGTTCTCATAACCGTGATATgagaaaataatattttttgggTCACTTAATTGTGTTTTCTGACACCTTAGAAAATATTAATTGAGTAAAGTTAGTAAAGTTTGTTTGAATGGGCTGGAAAACCAAATTTTGGTGAACTTCTTTGATACAAATCATCGTCTTTACTTGTACAGTTATACTAGTAAAGATAGGTGTAGGAGGAACGAAATTGATGGTGACCGGAAGAAAAATATTAAGAAGAAGCCAAATTGATATTGATCGAGAAGTGTCCGTCTTTGTCAGTAATTCCGCTCGAATAATTTCTTAGATTGTTGTAATTCCGCTCGAATATTTTCTTAGATTGTTGTAAAAAATATAGGACGAAATTTCTGTAAaattagaacacaaaaataatatggtaaTATCTTGGGAAATAACAACAATAAtacaaataagaaaacaaagaaaagtaaaaagatataaataatatatagattttatataaattttttttattgagttGAGGTTTGCAAGTGCATTGTCCTAAGAGAAAATTTTGTTATCTACTGCACATGGTTGAATGACGAATTTCTCAAAAAATACAACAACTTTTCAAGTTCCGTCGTGCAACTAAGAAGTTTGATTGAACCTTAATCACTCGTGCACTCAAAACCTTGTGTACTAAAAATAGATATATGATACAATATGTAAGAGAACTTTAGGAAAGTAGGGTGTTGTGCTATAGTGGTTGCATTATGGTTGAGTGCTTTTCCCCTCTCATATGTATCTGACATCCAACATTTCATATTCAACAATATGTCTATCATATGCCTTCCAACCACACATCATGCCTTCGAACTCTAGTCATGCACTCTTATATAAGCCATACTTACCAATCACCATAATTAGCCTCATAAATCATATAACGGTCAAATAATTGttacatataaatataaaaaaaatgttaaaatcataaataacctaataaacataataTTTAGAATAATCCCCAatgaataaagaaataaataaaatattttaattttaaatcataACTTTGCAATGTAATTCTCATCATAGCTTACAAGGTCGTATAATAGATTGTGCGAGATGTTGAAAAACCCACCGTTTCCCCTCTTGTTTTTTgtccgtttgggattgcttctaAAAATACTTTAAACGGAAAAGGTTTTTGTATGAGAAAGCAGTGAGCTAATCTAATCCAATTGGAAGTATTAAAGTGAGCAGTCCATATCAAAACAGAAAACTTTTTTCACCTCCAGACTTGAATTTACCTTCAATCCTAATTCTTCTAAGAGCCAAACACAACACAATTCCCATTCTATATAAACACAGCCACCCACCATGGCGTATTCTCAGAGCCAATATTGCTTGCAGGTCCCTGCATAACTGAATTCCAACGTCTTTACATCTTTCCTCCACCAAACAACGATATTGAGCGAATATAATAATCTCTTATTCGATGGGTTTTATGCATGCTGTGTTTTCTTCACTTGCAACCGATTATCTGTTTCACCCTCCGGAAAAACCTTTCTACACactggaggaggaggaagggAGCAAGAAGCTAAAGCTGGAGTTGAGCGCTGTCACGTACACAAAGTTTCCTTGGTACAAACCGGAGTTGAAGCCAGGGATGGACGTTGTCAAGATCAGGACCGAGAGAGGGAATGATATCGTGGCAGTGTATGTTAAGAACCCCTCGGCTTCCTTGACTGTTCTATACTCGCATGGTAATGCTGTAGATTTGGGTAATCTAATGAGCCTTAGGGCCTTGACTGAGCTCAGCGATCACCTCGGAGTCAATGTATTGGGGTACGATTACTCCGGTTACGGCCAGTCCACTGGGAAGCCAAGTGAGGAAAACACTTGTGCAGACATAGAAGCTGCGTATAGATGCCTTGTGGACAAGTACGGTGCAAAGGAGGAAGATGTCATCTTATATGGGAGTTCCATTGGAGCTGGACCTACAATAGACCTTGCAACCCGGTTGCCGAGATTGAGGGGTGTGGTTCTTCAAAGTCCTATCACATCTGCCCTTCGGTTCGTATCGTTTGCACTTTGTGCCGCAGGATTGGAGCGACGATCATATTCGTTTGACATTTATAAGAACCTTGAGAAAATACCTTTAGTTAGTTGTCCTGTACTGGTGATTCATGGGACGGCTGATGAACTGGTGGCATGGCCAGCAGCTTTGGTATCATTCGAAGTATCAGTATGAACCACTGTGGATACAAGGAGGGAAACATAATGACTTGAATAAGTACCCGCAATTCAGAAAGCATTTAAAGAAGTTTGTATCGGACATGGAGATAGAATTTCCATATAGAAGAGCTAGCCAGAGCATAGATCACGACGAGAGGTCGAGGGCCAGTTCCGAAGAGGAGGTGAGATCAATAAAGAGTTTTGATGTGGATAAGTCAGAGGAACAAGCAAGTAATGTCAATGGAAAGATTTTCAGATCAGTTGGGTTGTTAAATTGTTTTAAGCCGGCATAAACCAAGTGACCAACTAGTGCATGATTCTCATAAATAAGACAAAAGGTaggattttttgtttctttattgttCTAAATTCTGTGcgcaaacaaaaccaaaattatAATCTTAGACTTTTAAAATCAAAGTTTCTAACATTACTGACCTCCAATAAAtacattattggggggcaataatctgcctattgccccccaatataccACCAAGAAAACTCCATTTTCAATCAATAACAGATTCGTGTACTTTAATAAACACAAAGAATCAGAAAACTTTTCAAAGCcctaatttcagtgattaattaaccacagttaagaaattatttgggggcaataatttgtctattgcccccaatagaccaccaagaAAACACTCCATTTTCAATCAATAACATATTAGTGTACTTTAATAAACAGTGCagtgattattgccccccaatagacatattattgggggacaataatcttttttttttggtttcaactACACAATAGGCTTTCAATGAGTCTCCGTTTTCACTCAATTAACAgtttataataataaaaaaaacattcaCAACAGTATTTCACATGTATGAATTAGAAACCCTAGATTTCACAGATTTTCGCACATGCAAAGTCTATTTTCACAAATATGAACCAAATTTAAGCTTTCAACAAGTTTAAATTGAAGATTTATATAATTGATTTCGTAGAAAACCTGAAAATCTGAAAAACGAATCGGAAATTCAATTTTTACCTCTTTCGATGTTTCTGAAGCTGGAGAAAATACAACCGCTACCAGACCTTGAATCTTAATCGCCGGTGTTCAGTGAGTATCGTGGTCATTtccccagagagagagagacagagaactAAAAAGGTAAGGTGAATGGAGTCGTACTATTAATGGGTAGGGGATAGTGGCACGGTTtgtaatttgtttgttttcagaGCCTAGAAGCGTCGTTGCACAGTtagtttgggtaaatgggcacAAATATCTCTTAGTGGAGTATTTGGGTTCCTGTTGAGCCTTATTTGGGTAACTAGTCacgaccattttttttttgtccggATGAACATATTATAAACTTTGTTTATACTTTGTACATATTGAAATACATTAAATCTTTAAAAATTGTTATTGCAATATAATACTACAATATTTTGTCAAGCTAAATATTTATTCTACAAAATCTTACCCATTTAGACCAAGAGATGTTTTCGTTTTTGTTCCGAATGGACAcataaattttgaaattttgtgtaTACTGTATAATATTGGAACGTATAAGATCTTTAAAAATAGTTATTGCAATGTACATACAGCAATATGGAGTAGTATTCACTAGCTACAACAAGCAAGTTAGAAGTACTAGTCATCAAGTCCCCTTCATCGTGCAACCTCTACTGCTATACGTCCATGTCAACAGTTAATGAAATTTTTTAACTGCGAGATACAAATTAATTGTTAACGGTACGTAACAAACTTGGGGTATCGAAACGACAAAACTTAATAGTTAGGTGTAAATTGAAAATGACCGCATAGGTTCAACGATcttttgtacttttttttttaagataaaaaaatcttttgtaattgaaaaaaaaaaaaac
Protein-coding regions in this window:
- the LOC133716051 gene encoding fasciclin-like arabinogalactan protein 10, coding for MASFHCHLLLLTLLSLAAAISAHNITAILEANPEYSQYNSFLTQTRLADEINTRTTVTVLVLTNGVMSSLAAKHPLSVIKNALSLHILLDYYDPAKLHKISDGSVLTTTLYQTTGHAPGNLGFVNITDLSGGKVGFGSAAPGSKLDSSYTKSVKQIPYNISVLEISAPVIAPGILTAPAPSASDLNITALLEKAGCKTFASLIVSSGVLKTFQTTADKGLTLFVPNDEAFKAKGVPDLTKLTNAEVVSLLQYHAVPKYTPKGALKTTKDPISTLATNGAGKYDLTVTTSGDQVTLHTGVDSSRVADTVLDSTPFSVFTVDSVLLPTELFGKSPSPAPSMEPVAAPSPTPVLAPSPASVEAPSPSAASPPAPPSETPEGAPSDAPSAAAADSTSPNGAGHVTSPALLMTVLTVASVTVISSVFLS
- the LOC133715085 gene encoding growth-regulating factor 9, which translates into the protein MNDTQVVKVKHEDDEGSSPPSIKLGLAIGGDGGDCEVVGKRRRSEFTVAQLDELEHQRLVYKYIAAGLPAPFQLVLPIWKSVAAGFSNAAFYQQYPSFLGYGGFDYRSKMDTEPGRCRRTDGKKWRCSRDVVPDEKYCEKHMHRGRHRSRKPVEASQVTSPPSTKLLKNSDGELLNSKKNLQIQTPKGLQLMAQPSNNGGVSHSRTTFSSGYHELPKNNISTVAYTTSTPSYRTAVTPAAVAPSTTAGQMTATASTCNDNKIWIGVKDYGCNYHAGNYGIIRGSRNNINVGSNISPGSGFSPKSVLQAGHMILVNCNGLYFDNRRGEELEPGRCRRTDGKKWRCKRDVLPDQKYCDRHIHRGVKQMRTFGPVTAASTSATAMNSTRPSQTTGIAGETDCAIPNTNLTMSIPARSPLMQNDEKSDSTSDSDATITDTSLAAYEQLI